The Candidatus Methylomirabilis limnetica genome contains the following window.
GCTAACTCACACAAATCAGCCGCCATCTTACTAGAAGTCCAGTGAAATGGCAAGCCTATACCAGTTACTTCGAAAATCCCTTCAACCCCCCTTTGGTAAAGGGGGGCACGGGAGGATTTCATGTGGCTATGTTGCAACAGGAATGTCACTCTGACCTCGCCCACCGTTGAAAGAATCGCTGCATGGCATCACCGCATGGCAGACCCATGAGAGGGCTCAGCAGCTTCGCCATGCTCGCCTCGACCGCAGGTGGAACCGCTCGAGCCCTATGCCCACCACGACTGGAGGGTGTTACAGGGGCACACCGACGGATTTGGCCAATTCTCAATACGATCTCTCCTACCGCCGGCTCGCCGACCTCCTTGTTCAGGATCGTCTTCAGCGTGTGACGCAGCATGTGGAGCTCATGCAGCCAGATGGGATCCTCGACGCAGAGGTACAGGCGTCCACCTCTGAAGTCCTCCACGCTCGCCCTCTCTTTGATGTGACTTGCTACGGCCCGATCCCAGGCTCGAAGGAGCGCGAGGTGATGGATCACCCGACCGAGACCCAGTCCTTGCAGGCTGCCCTCGATGATATCTGCGCACTTGGCAGGGGCGGTCTGCGCTCTCCTCTGTACCGGCCGGTTGGTCTTCACTTGGTAAACTCCACTGTCGGCGCCGCTCTCGCCGACTCAGCCACCAGGAAGTAGCGTGCCTGCTGCTGTCCGCTCACGGTCGTCCCCCTCGCGGGGGACTCCAGACAAGGCCTCATCGATGGCGCGGTTGGCGAGCGCATCCGCCTGACCGTTCAACTCGCGACCGATATGCTCAATTGAGAACCGACAGCCGAGAGCCGAGAGCTGATTGATGAGGTCGCGCGCCTGCGCGTGCAACGCAATGAGGCGTATGTTTTTGACTCGATATCTGCCCTGAATTTGTCTGACCAACAACTGGGAGTCGGATCGAATCTTGACAACGGTGGGCTGAAATTTCCTGGCCTCCCTTAAGGCAAGGAGCAGTGCTTCATATTCGGCCACGTTGTTGGTTGCCTCGCCGATGTATCGGCAAAAGCCCTGCTGCAACGGCCCGCTTCCAGCCTCCAGCAGGGCACCGATTCCGGCTGGGCCAGGATTTCCGCGAGCTGCTCCATCGATGTGAATCAGCAGTCGAAGTCCCTCCTCCATCTCATTCCTTCCAATAGAGGATCCGGCCACATCCTTCACAGGTGCGAATCTCCTCGTTCCGGCGAACCTCGTTGTAAAGCTGATGCGTGAGGGTCACATGGCAACCTTCGCAGGAACGACCCGCTGCTTGAGCTACCGCCAAGCCGCCCCGACTCTTAAGGAGGCGAAGGTACAACTGCAAGGAGGATAGCTCCACGCTCCCTGACCAGCGTTCCCTGGCCCTCCGTAATGTCAATAGGTGGCTCTGCAGCTCGAGCAGCTCGCCTTCCCGCTGCTGTTTATTCTTCAGGAACTCCGCCTGTGTCACCCTGACCTTCGCTTCCTCATGATCCCGAGTCTTCTCAGCGCTGTCGATATCGTCGAGGCGTATAAGGACCTCTTCCTCTAGCGCCGAAATCTTTTGCTTCAGTCCCTCAACCTCCTTTAGGGTTGCAGTGTATTCCTGGTTGGTCTTGACCTCATAGAGGCGGCCTTGTCGCTTTTTGAGCTCTCCGCCAGCCTCATCCAAATCGCGCTCTTTCTGGCGGCGAAGTTTTTGGAGCCTCTCTACCTCTACGGTGGCCGCGTCGAGGGCCGCCTTGGCCTGAGCCAACTGCTGCTCCATCATCCGGATCTGGACGGGGATGGCCGCTGCCGCCGTATCGAACTCGGCGATTTCAGCGTCAAGCCCCTGTAATTTGATAAGCCCCTCCAAGTCCTGAAGCACGCTTTCCTCCACTATGATCAGTTGTCAGCCGTTAGCGACCAGCACAGCGTGAGTCTTAAGCTGACCGCTGAAAGCTGATAGCTGCTTTTACATGGTGGGCCCACCTGGACTCGAACCAGGGACGATCCGGTTATGAGCCGGAGGCTCTAACCAACTGAGCTA
Protein-coding sequences here:
- a CDS encoding DUF721 domain-containing protein codes for the protein MKTNRPVQRRAQTAPAKCADIIEGSLQGLGLGRVIHHLALLRAWDRAVASHIKERASVEDFRGGRLYLCVEDPIWLHELHMLRHTLKTILNKEVGEPAVGEIVLRIGQIRRCAPVTPSSRGGHRARAVPPAVEASMAKLLSPLMGLPCGDAMQRFFQRWARSE
- a CDS encoding ribonuclease HI family protein, translated to MKDVAGSSIGRNEMEEGLRLLIHIDGAARGNPGPAGIGALLEAGSGPLQQGFCRYIGEATNNVAEYEALLLALREARKFQPTVVKIRSDSQLLVRQIQGRYRVKNIRLIALHAQARDLINQLSALGCRFSIEHIGRELNGQADALANRAIDEALSGVPREGDDRERTAAGTLLPGG
- a CDS encoding zinc ribbon domain-containing protein, whose product is MLQDLEGLIKLQGLDAEIAEFDTAAAAIPVQIRMMEQQLAQAKAALDAATVEVERLQKLRRQKERDLDEAGGELKKRQGRLYEVKTNQEYTATLKEVEGLKQKISALEEEVLIRLDDIDSAEKTRDHEEAKVRVTQAEFLKNKQQREGELLELQSHLLTLRRARERWSGSVELSSLQLYLRLLKSRGGLAVAQAAGRSCEGCHVTLTHQLYNEVRRNEEIRTCEGCGRILYWKE